Proteins encoded within one genomic window of Nordella sp. HKS 07:
- a CDS encoding CRTAC1 family protein: MNNDGLVDLFVTKGNVASMPDFAARDPNNLLLQSADGKFHEVGVPAGIASFAVARGAAVVDLNLDGRMDLVVVNRWQPAQLWRNTTPDAGQWMEVRLVQEGANRDAIGAWIEVRCDGSTVMRREITVGGGHASGALGWWHFGLGEGAQAELRIIWPDGASGDWEKVEANTFYVAERGKPVRRWSP; encoded by the coding sequence ATGAATAATGACGGCCTGGTGGACCTGTTCGTTACCAAGGGCAATGTAGCCAGCATGCCGGACTTTGCCGCGAGGGATCCGAACAATCTCCTGCTGCAGAGTGCCGACGGAAAGTTCCATGAAGTGGGGGTGCCGGCCGGGATCGCGAGCTTCGCCGTTGCCCGCGGCGCCGCCGTCGTCGATTTGAATCTCGACGGGCGCATGGATCTGGTCGTGGTCAATCGCTGGCAGCCGGCGCAGCTCTGGCGCAACACGACACCCGATGCCGGCCAATGGATGGAGGTCAGGCTTGTCCAGGAGGGTGCCAACCGCGATGCGATCGGCGCCTGGATCGAAGTGCGCTGCGATGGCTCAACCGTCATGCGCCGCGAGATCACCGTCGGCGGCGGCCATGCGAGCGGTGCCTTGGGCTGGTGGCACTTCGGTCTGGGGGAGGGAGCCCAGGCGGAGCTGCGCATCATCTGGCCGGACGGCGCAAGCGGAGATTGGGAAAAGGTCGAGGCGAATACGTTTTATGTCGCTGAGCGGGGCAAGCCCGTGCGGCGGTGGTCGCCGTGA
- the rpoZ gene encoding DNA-directed RNA polymerase subunit omega — protein sequence MARVTVEDCIDKLPNRFELVLLSAHRARMISQGAPLSVDRDNDKNPVVALREIADETVNTDDLREEYIHAMQKHVEVDEPEQSEVPLIQQSGDMSVINDQPEPDQVDMERMTEEELLRGLEGLPPAESPGSQRNGY from the coding sequence ATGGCGCGCGTCACTGTAGAAGATTGCATCGACAAGCTCCCCAACCGGTTTGAGCTGGTCCTCCTGTCCGCGCATCGCGCGCGGATGATTTCGCAAGGCGCTCCGCTCTCCGTGGACCGCGACAATGACAAGAATCCCGTCGTCGCTCTGCGTGAGATCGCCGACGAGACGGTCAATACCGATGATCTGCGCGAGGAGTATATCCACGCGATGCAGAAGCATGTCGAAGTCGATGAGCCGGAGCAGAGCGAAGTGCCGCTCATCCAGCAGTCGGGCGACATGTCGGTGATCAACGATCAGCCGGAACCCGACCAGGTCGACATGGAGCGTATGACCGAGGAAGAGCTGCTGCGCGGCCTCGAAGGCCTGCCGCCGGCCGAAAGCCCCGGCAGCCAGCGCAACGGCTACTGA
- the pyrE gene encoding orotate phosphoribosyltransferase: MTKDEVLAEFKAAGALLEGHFILSSGLRSPNYLQCARVLMDPQRAGRLCATLARQVKARMGDQIDLVASPAMGGVIVGYEMARQLGVDSIFFERVDGKLVLRRGFSIDKGARVLMVEDIVTTGLSSRECIAGITEEGGIAVGAACLIDRSNGKADLGVPLEALTRLDIPTYPADQLPPELAAIPAVKPGSRGLK; the protein is encoded by the coding sequence ATGACGAAAGACGAGGTTCTGGCGGAGTTCAAGGCGGCGGGCGCTCTGCTGGAGGGACATTTCATTCTGTCCTCAGGATTGCGCAGCCCGAACTATCTGCAATGCGCCCGTGTGCTGATGGATCCCCAGCGCGCCGGTCGGCTGTGCGCCACGCTTGCCCGGCAGGTGAAGGCCCGCATGGGCGACCAGATCGATCTCGTGGCGTCGCCCGCGATGGGCGGCGTGATCGTCGGCTATGAGATGGCTCGGCAATTGGGCGTCGATTCGATCTTCTTCGAGCGCGTCGACGGCAAGCTCGTTCTGCGGCGCGGCTTCTCGATCGACAAGGGTGCCCGCGTACTGATGGTCGAGGATATCGTGACCACGGGGCTTTCCTCACGCGAATGCATCGCAGGGATCACCGAGGAAGGCGGCATCGCGGTGGGGGCGGCCTGCCTCATCGACCGCTCAAACGGCAAGGCCGATCTGGGCGTGCCGCTCGAGGCGCTGACCCGCCTCGATATCCCGACCTATCCGGCCGACCAGCTGCCGCCGGAACTCGCGGCCATTCCCGCGGTCAAGCCGGGAAGCCGGGGCCTTAAATGA
- the lepB gene encoding signal peptidase I yields the protein MAAAARESRKKSDDGFWDTIKVIIQALLIAFAVRMFLYQPFNIPSASMVPTLKVGDYLFVSKLSYGYSKYSFNFGLNLFGNELFKFGPIPVEGRFVFPAEPKRGDVAVFKLPVDNETDYIKRVIGLPGDRVQMREGVLYINGQAVPKQRIADFVDPTGEGYGRPIPQYVETLPNGVSYNVLDMTPNGAADNTQEYLVPSGHYFMMGDNRDNSLDSRYAQTSSQGGVGFVPYENFVGRADIIFFSIEPNAAFWQIWKWPTSIRWLRFFNLVN from the coding sequence ATGGCGGCGGCAGCGCGCGAGTCCCGGAAGAAGTCCGACGATGGCTTCTGGGACACGATCAAGGTCATCATCCAGGCTCTCCTGATCGCCTTCGCCGTTCGGATGTTCCTGTATCAGCCCTTCAATATTCCGTCCGCCTCCATGGTGCCGACGCTGAAGGTGGGGGACTATCTGTTCGTCTCTAAATTGTCCTACGGCTACAGCAAATACTCCTTCAATTTCGGATTGAACCTTTTCGGCAATGAGCTGTTCAAATTCGGTCCGATCCCGGTAGAGGGCCGTTTCGTGTTTCCGGCGGAGCCTAAGCGCGGCGACGTCGCGGTGTTCAAGCTGCCGGTCGACAATGAGACGGACTATATCAAGCGGGTCATCGGTCTGCCGGGCGATCGCGTGCAGATGCGCGAAGGCGTGCTCTATATCAACGGCCAGGCGGTTCCGAAGCAGCGCATCGCCGACTTCGTCGACCCGACCGGGGAGGGCTATGGCAGGCCCATTCCGCAATATGTCGAGACCTTGCCGAACGGCGTCAGCTATAATGTCCTCGATATGACGCCCAATGGCGCGGCCGACAACACGCAAGAATATCTCGTACCGTCCGGCCACTATTTCATGATGGGCGACAACCGCGACAACTCGCTCGACAGCCGCTACGCGCAGACCTCGTCGCAGGGCGGGGTCGGTTTCGTGCCCTATGAGAATTTCGTGGGGCGCGCCGATATCATCTTCTTCTCAATCGAGCCCAATGCCGCCTTCTGGCAGATTTGGAAGTGGCCGACGTCGATACGCTGGCTGCGTTTCTTCAACCTCGTGAATTGA
- a CDS encoding cysteine hydrolase family protein translates to MTGPRPRDVFASRILPLHRERLALLVIDAQNWVMDEEKRQNRPEFYADARSFVIPNIARLIGASRSHGVEVIYTVMENLTTDGRDRGLDYKLSNFFIAKGSLDAKVIDALKPGPDEIVIPKTSSSLFNSTNFEYLLRNIGIDTVAVTGFLTDQCVDHTIRDGADRGFHMISLADACATDTRARHQAALNAFKGYCRNETTASLIAAMDKDFQCSRS, encoded by the coding sequence ATGACAGGTCCACGGCCGCGCGATGTCTTTGCGAGCCGCATATTGCCCTTGCACCGCGAGAGGCTGGCGCTGCTCGTCATCGACGCGCAGAACTGGGTGATGGATGAGGAGAAGCGCCAGAATCGGCCGGAATTCTATGCCGACGCCAGGAGCTTCGTGATCCCCAATATCGCCCGGCTGATCGGGGCGTCGCGCTCTCATGGCGTCGAAGTCATCTATACGGTCATGGAAAACCTGACCACCGACGGGCGCGACCGCGGCCTCGACTACAAGCTGTCAAATTTCTTTATCGCCAAGGGCTCCTTGGACGCCAAAGTGATCGACGCGCTGAAGCCTGGTCCCGACGAGATCGTCATCCCCAAGACCTCGTCCAGCCTCTTCAACTCGACCAACTTCGAATATCTCCTGCGCAATATCGGCATCGACACGGTGGCCGTCACCGGTTTTCTCACCGACCAATGCGTCGATCACACGATCAGGGACGGCGCCGATCGCGGCTTCCACATGATCTCGCTCGCCGATGCCTGCGCCACCGACACCAGGGCACGCCACCAAGCGGCGCTCAATGCCTTCAAGGGCTATTGCCGCAACGAGACGACCGCCTCTCTGATTGCCGCGATGGATAAGGACTTTCAATGTTCCCGTTCCTGA
- a CDS encoding bifunctional (p)ppGpp synthetase/guanosine-3',5'-bis(diphosphate) 3'-pyrophosphohydrolase, whose translation MTRGADEDLLNRAYVYAMKAHGGQKRASGEAYFNHPLEVAAILAEMKLDGATIAAALLHDVVEDTEATQAQIEAKFGHEIASLVDGLTKIKRLDLVTKEATQAENLRKLLLAMAKDVRVLLVKLADRLHNMRTLGHMAHDKKIRIAQETMDIYAPLAGRMGMQNVREELEDIAFRVLNPDAFATVKKRLDRLHEESGSLLVEIEKELKAELAANGIEAKVTGREKRPYSIWRKMERKSLSLGQLSDIFGFRVIVASVDECYRALGVAHRTWRAVPGRFKDYISTPKQNDYQSLHTTVIGPHHRRVEMQIRTREMNEIAERGVAAHALYKDARRLEDAVNGVRVPSAESNAYRWLRHLVDMLSEGESPREFLEHTRLELFQDQVFCFTPKGQLIALPRGATPIDFAYAVHTSVGDSCVGCRINGRHAPLVTQLDNGDEVEIIRSDAQVPPAAWEGLAVTGKARAAIRRATRLATRRQYAGLGQEIVERLLDKVGKTFVKQDVAAAISRTGHKNLDDALSAVGRGELAAADILKAMGLVVEAPTPQRKKPATRQGEAESGIPIRGAGRDQALKFSLATGAVPGERIVGIRMPGEGIVIHPIFARALEAYDSEPNRWIDLTWDTTTDGQRFPARILVKVHNEVGALAQVTQVIGDSGANIDELQMVTQEGARDFFDLDILIEVHNLKHLNQIMRDLELKPLVSSVDRAEG comes from the coding sequence ATGACAAGGGGGGCCGACGAGGACCTGCTCAATCGCGCTTATGTCTATGCGATGAAGGCGCATGGCGGCCAGAAGCGCGCCTCGGGCGAGGCCTATTTCAACCATCCCCTCGAAGTGGCGGCGATCCTTGCCGAGATGAAGCTCGACGGCGCCACCATTGCCGCCGCACTCCTTCATGATGTGGTTGAAGACACGGAGGCAACTCAGGCCCAGATCGAAGCGAAGTTCGGGCATGAGATCGCTTCACTCGTCGACGGCCTGACCAAGATCAAGCGCCTCGATCTCGTCACCAAGGAAGCGACCCAGGCCGAGAATTTGCGCAAGCTGCTGCTCGCCATGGCGAAGGACGTGCGCGTCCTCCTCGTCAAGCTCGCCGACCGCCTGCACAATATGCGCACCTTGGGCCATATGGCGCACGACAAGAAGATCCGCATCGCCCAGGAGACGATGGACATCTATGCGCCGCTCGCCGGACGCATGGGCATGCAGAATGTGCGCGAGGAGCTCGAGGACATCGCTTTCCGGGTGCTCAATCCGGATGCGTTCGCCACGGTGAAGAAGCGGCTCGACCGCCTGCATGAGGAGAGCGGGAGCCTGCTGGTCGAGATCGAGAAGGAGCTGAAAGCCGAGCTCGCGGCCAACGGCATCGAAGCCAAGGTGACGGGACGCGAGAAACGGCCCTATTCGATCTGGCGCAAGATGGAGCGCAAGAGCCTGTCGCTGGGACAGCTTTCGGACATCTTCGGCTTCCGTGTCATCGTCGCCTCAGTCGACGAATGCTACCGGGCGCTCGGCGTGGCGCACCGCACCTGGCGGGCGGTGCCGGGACGCTTCAAGGACTACATCTCCACCCCCAAGCAGAACGACTATCAGTCCTTGCACACCACCGTCATCGGTCCGCATCACCGCCGCGTCGAGATGCAGATACGCACCCGCGAGATGAACGAGATCGCCGAGCGCGGTGTTGCGGCGCATGCGCTCTACAAGGACGCCCGGCGCCTGGAGGATGCGGTCAATGGCGTGCGCGTGCCGTCCGCCGAATCCAACGCCTATCGCTGGCTGCGGCATCTGGTGGACATGCTCTCGGAAGGCGAAAGCCCGCGCGAATTTCTCGAACATACCCGCCTCGAGCTGTTTCAGGATCAGGTGTTCTGCTTCACGCCGAAGGGCCAGCTCATCGCGCTGCCGCGCGGCGCGACGCCGATCGATTTTGCCTATGCGGTGCATACGAGCGTCGGCGACAGCTGTGTCGGCTGCCGCATCAATGGCCGCCACGCGCCGCTCGTCACCCAGCTCGACAATGGCGATGAGGTGGAGATCATCCGTTCGGACGCGCAGGTGCCGCCCGCCGCTTGGGAAGGTCTGGCGGTGACCGGCAAGGCGCGCGCCGCCATTCGGCGCGCCACCAGGCTTGCGACCAGGCGCCAATATGCGGGTCTGGGCCAGGAGATCGTCGAGCGTCTGCTGGACAAGGTCGGCAAGACTTTCGTCAAGCAGGATGTCGCCGCCGCGATCAGCCGCACCGGCCACAAAAATCTCGACGATGCCCTCTCCGCCGTGGGCCGTGGCGAGCTCGCCGCCGCGGATATCCTGAAAGCCATGGGGCTGGTGGTCGAGGCGCCGACGCCGCAGCGCAAGAAGCCGGCGACGCGTCAGGGCGAGGCGGAGTCGGGAATTCCGATTCGCGGCGCCGGACGCGACCAGGCGTTGAAATTCTCGCTCGCCACGGGCGCCGTGCCCGGCGAGCGCATCGTCGGCATCCGCATGCCGGGCGAGGGGATCGTGATCCACCCGATCTTCGCCCGGGCCCTCGAGGCCTATGACAGCGAGCCGAACCGCTGGATCGACCTGACCTGGGACACGACAACCGACGGGCAGCGCTTCCCGGCCCGCATCCTGGTGAAGGTTCACAATGAAGTGGGTGCCCTGGCCCAGGTGACGCAGGTGATCGGCGATTCAGGCGCCAATATCGACGAACTGCAGATGGTCACCCAGGAAGGGGCGCGCGATTTCTTTGATCTCGACATCCTGATCGAAGTACACAATCTCAAACACCTCAACCAAATCATGCGCGATCTCGAATTGAAGCCCCTGGTGAGCTCGGTCGACCGCGCCGAAGGATAG
- the rnc gene encoding ribonuclease III, with protein MTNDRTRFTDQEFQAIAALLGYTFRNRDLLKSALTHGSGSKGNTTTTYERLEFLGDRVLGLVIAEELYVRNPRKAEGALAQNFSLLVRAEACAEAARDLGISEHIRVGLKEKAQGMTNQTVILGDVMESILGAIYLDGGLEPARSLIMRLWEERLSSGTLLVKDAKSFLQEWALALGKAIPDYRIVSREGPDHSPSFTIAVTVEGFAEAIASAPSKRHGEQLAAEAFLRREKIRK; from the coding sequence GTGACCAACGACCGGACGCGCTTTACCGATCAGGAATTCCAGGCGATAGCGGCGCTCCTCGGCTACACCTTCCGCAACCGCGATCTTCTCAAGTCGGCGCTGACCCACGGGAGCGGAAGCAAGGGCAATACCACCACCACCTATGAGCGCCTGGAGTTCCTGGGCGACCGGGTGCTGGGTCTTGTCATCGCCGAAGAGCTCTATGTGCGCAACCCGCGCAAGGCGGAAGGCGCGCTCGCCCAGAATTTCAGCCTCCTGGTGCGCGCCGAGGCATGTGCCGAGGCTGCCCGCGATCTCGGTATCTCCGAGCACATACGCGTCGGCCTGAAAGAAAAGGCGCAAGGCATGACGAACCAGACCGTGATTTTGGGCGATGTCATGGAGTCGATTCTGGGGGCCATATATCTCGATGGCGGGCTGGAGCCCGCCCGCTCGCTTATCATGCGCCTGTGGGAGGAGCGCCTCTCCAGCGGCACCCTGCTGGTCAAGGACGCCAAGAGCTTCCTGCAGGAATGGGCGCTCGCGCTGGGCAAGGCGATTCCCGACTACCGGATCGTCTCGCGCGAGGGACCTGATCATTCGCCCAGTTTCACCATTGCCGTAACCGTCGAAGGCTTTGCCGAGGCAATTGCCAGCGCCCCCTCGAAGCGCCATGGTGAGCAGCTTGCCGCCGAGGCCTTCCTCCGTCGAGAGAAGATCAGAAAGTGA
- the recO gene encoding DNA repair protein RecO: protein MEWKDEGIVLAVRRHGESSAIAELLTATRGRSLGLVRGGRSRQMRPVLQPGNIVLATWRARLEEHLGNFALEPLELKAGLLIGEAMRLAALTTLTTEAQMLPEREPHPRLYAAMRVMLDALENEDTWPALLVRWEMGLLDELGFGLDLARCAATGTSDDLVYVSPKTGRAVSRAAGQGYHDRLLLLPAFLMGVEVKTPGLADVIDGLKLTGYFLDRHVFGPRGINAPESRHWIVAHLSAR from the coding sequence ATGGAATGGAAGGACGAAGGCATAGTTCTGGCGGTCAGGCGCCATGGTGAATCGAGCGCCATCGCCGAACTTCTGACCGCGACGCGCGGACGCTCCTTAGGATTGGTGCGCGGCGGCCGCTCACGCCAGATGCGCCCGGTTCTGCAGCCTGGAAATATCGTGCTCGCCACCTGGCGCGCCCGCCTCGAGGAGCATCTCGGCAACTTCGCCCTTGAACCTCTCGAGCTCAAGGCAGGCCTGCTCATCGGCGAGGCGATGCGGCTCGCCGCCTTGACGACGCTCACCACGGAAGCCCAGATGCTGCCGGAGCGCGAGCCGCATCCGCGCCTCTATGCGGCAATGCGGGTCATGCTCGACGCGCTCGAAAATGAGGACACCTGGCCGGCGCTGTTGGTGCGCTGGGAAATGGGGCTGCTCGACGAACTGGGTTTCGGGCTCGACCTTGCCCGCTGTGCCGCGACGGGGACGAGCGACGATCTCGTCTATGTTTCGCCCAAGACGGGGAGGGCGGTGAGCCGTGCGGCGGGGCAAGGCTATCACGACCGTCTTCTGCTCCTGCCGGCTTTCCTGATGGGCGTCGAAGTAAAAACACCGGGGCTTGCCGATGTGATCGACGGGCTCAAGCTGACCGGCTATTTCCTCGACCGGCATGTGTTCGGCCCGCGCGGAATCAACGCCCCTGAATCCCGCCACTGGATCGTGGCTCATCTAAGCGCGAGGTAG
- a CDS encoding M24 family metallopeptidase — MPGRLKEIAIPEIGVPAEPPQIPPSTYERRCRSAYKAAGADWLIVYGDREHFANIMFLTGFDPRFEEALLVLGPGDRRIIVAGNECVDYAPLAGLPSVEIILAQSFGLMGQDRSAPSLDHVLRQAGMKTGDSMALAGWKYLEAMEWAGALPTFFVPSFIVDVLRAIAGDAGAVSDATPVLMHPTKGLRALIDADQIVFHEWAGSRASASLWRILSGVKLGDSEYKAMSRMTYEGEPFNVHPMLASGDASSPVVGLRSPSSRKLKRGDGIVGAIGLWGGLSARGGLLADHDDEFLKIALSYFEGLVAWYESADIGARGGDIFTAVTAALARGGLRSSLNPGHLTGHDEWLHSPIQPGFDGRISSGMPFQVDIIPVPLRPGFALNCEDPVVFADSALRAEIAARHPAVAERIAARRAFMREEIGIDLKETILPLSSTPLCLAPFWLKPKMLLACS, encoded by the coding sequence ATGCCTGGTCGACTGAAGGAAATCGCCATACCGGAAATCGGTGTGCCCGCGGAGCCGCCGCAGATACCGCCATCCACCTACGAACGAAGGTGCCGTTCCGCCTACAAGGCGGCGGGTGCCGATTGGCTCATCGTCTATGGCGATCGTGAGCACTTCGCCAATATCATGTTCCTGACCGGCTTCGACCCGCGCTTCGAGGAGGCATTGCTGGTGCTGGGGCCGGGCGATCGCCGGATCATCGTTGCCGGCAACGAATGCGTCGACTATGCCCCGCTTGCGGGCTTGCCGTCGGTCGAGATCATTCTCGCCCAGTCTTTCGGGTTGATGGGACAGGACCGCAGCGCCCCAAGCCTCGATCATGTCTTGAGGCAAGCGGGGATGAAGACCGGCGACAGCATGGCTCTCGCCGGATGGAAATATCTCGAGGCGATGGAGTGGGCGGGCGCCTTGCCGACATTCTTCGTGCCGTCCTTCATTGTCGATGTGCTGCGCGCGATTGCCGGCGACGCCGGTGCGGTAAGCGACGCGACGCCTGTGCTCATGCATCCGACCAAGGGCCTCAGGGCCCTCATCGACGCCGACCAGATCGTTTTTCATGAATGGGCGGGGTCTCGCGCCTCGGCTTCGTTGTGGCGCATTTTATCGGGCGTCAAGCTCGGTGACAGCGAATACAAGGCCATGTCGCGGATGACATATGAAGGGGAACCCTTCAATGTGCATCCGATGCTGGCGAGTGGAGATGCATCCTCGCCGGTGGTGGGCCTGCGCAGTCCCAGTTCGCGCAAGCTGAAGCGTGGCGACGGAATTGTCGGGGCCATCGGCCTGTGGGGCGGCCTGTCGGCGCGCGGCGGCCTGCTCGCCGATCATGACGATGAATTTCTCAAGATCGCCTTGTCCTATTTCGAAGGTCTCGTGGCCTGGTATGAGAGCGCCGATATCGGAGCGCGGGGCGGTGACATCTTTACGGCCGTCACCGCGGCATTGGCGCGCGGCGGCTTGCGCTCATCGCTCAATCCCGGCCATCTCACCGGCCATGACGAGTGGCTGCACAGCCCGATCCAGCCGGGCTTCGACGGGAGGATCAGCTCCGGCATGCCTTTTCAGGTCGACATCATCCCGGTTCCGCTGCGCCCCGGCTTCGCCCTGAATTGCGAGGATCCGGTGGTCTTTGCCGATTCTGCCCTGCGCGCCGAGATTGCCGCGAGGCATCCAGCGGTGGCTGAGCGTATCGCGGCGCGTCGAGCCTTCATGCGCGAGGAAATCGGCATCGACCTCAAGGAGACAATCCTGCCCTTGTCATCGACGCCACTCTGCCTTGCGCCATTCTGGCTGAAGCCGAAGATGTTGCTGGCGTGTAGTTGA
- the era gene encoding GTPase Era produces MTNTETRCGFCAIIGAPNAGKSTLVNALAGAKVSIVSHKVQTTRSRLRAIVIAGASQIVFVDTPGIFKPKRTLDEAMVEGAWSGASEADAVVLLADVRKGLNDEVLAIIEGLRKYGIQAFLALNKIDLVKAETLLDLARTFNEAFAFRETFMISALNKSGIDRLKDKIAGLMPAGPWLYAEDQIADVPLRFIAAETTREKVYERLHEELPYSSTVETENWEERKDGSVRIDQVIYVERESQRKIVLGKNGQTIKALGQAARLDLEKALERRVHLFLFVKVRENWAKDPERLRMMGLLD; encoded by the coding sequence GTGACAAATACCGAAACCCGCTGCGGCTTCTGCGCCATCATCGGGGCGCCCAATGCCGGCAAATCGACCCTGGTGAACGCGCTTGCGGGCGCCAAGGTGTCGATCGTCTCGCACAAGGTCCAGACCACGCGTTCGCGGCTGCGCGCCATTGTCATCGCCGGCGCGAGCCAGATCGTTTTCGTCGACACGCCGGGCATCTTCAAGCCGAAGCGCACGCTCGACGAGGCGATGGTCGAGGGCGCCTGGTCGGGGGCGAGCGAGGCCGACGCGGTCGTGCTTCTCGCCGATGTCCGCAAGGGTCTCAATGACGAAGTGCTGGCGATCATCGAGGGTCTCAGGAAGTACGGCATCCAGGCCTTCCTGGCGCTCAACAAGATCGATCTGGTGAAGGCCGAAACGCTGCTCGATCTCGCCCGGACATTCAACGAGGCTTTCGCCTTTCGCGAGACCTTCATGATCAGTGCCCTGAACAAGAGCGGCATCGACAGGCTGAAGGACAAGATCGCCGGCCTGATGCCGGCCGGCCCCTGGCTCTATGCCGAGGACCAGATCGCCGATGTGCCGCTGAGATTCATTGCCGCCGAGACGACGCGCGAGAAGGTATATGAGCGCCTGCATGAGGAGCTGCCCTATTCCTCGACGGTTGAGACGGAGAATTGGGAAGAGCGCAAGGATGGCTCGGTCCGCATCGACCAGGTGATATATGTCGAGCGCGAGAGCCAGCGCAAGATCGTCCTCGGTAAGAACGGCCAGACCATCAAGGCGCTCGGGCAGGCGGCGCGTCTCGATCTTGAGAAGGCGCTGGAGCGGCGCGTGCACCTGTTTTTGTTCGTCAAGGTGCGCGAGAACTGGGCCAAGGACCCCGAACGCCTGCGCATGATGGGATTGCTGGATTGA
- the mce gene encoding methylmalonyl-CoA epimerase codes for MLGRLNHVAIAVPDLDQGIRTYRDMLGAKVSPKQAEPTHGVTVVFVELPNTKIELLEPLGEASPIRGFLEKNPSGGIHHVCYEVADIIAARDRLKAEGARILGDGEPKIGAHGKPVMFLHPKDFNGTLLELEQA; via the coding sequence ATGCTCGGCCGACTGAATCACGTTGCCATCGCCGTGCCTGATCTCGACCAGGGGATCAGGACCTATCGCGATATGCTCGGAGCCAAGGTATCGCCCAAGCAGGCCGAACCCACCCATGGCGTCACGGTCGTTTTCGTGGAACTGCCCAATACCAAGATCGAGCTGCTCGAGCCTCTGGGCGAAGCCTCGCCGATCAGAGGGTTTTTGGAGAAGAACCCTTCGGGCGGCATCCATCATGTCTGCTACGAGGTCGCCGACATCATCGCCGCGCGCGACCGACTGAAGGCCGAGGGCGCGCGCATTCTGGGCGACGGTGAGCCGAAGATCGGCGCCCATGGCAAGCCGGTGATGTTTCTGCATCCCAAGGATTTCAACGGCACTTTGCTGGAGCTCGAACAGGCATGA
- a CDS encoding DUF1467 family protein, with protein MSIGTAVAIYFVVWWIVLFAILPWGVQNAHEAGETTLEGNEPGAPVRHQMGKKALITTVVAAIVFALIYGALLYGWPWVTGRGP; from the coding sequence ATGAGTATCGGCACCGCGGTCGCCATCTATTTCGTGGTCTGGTGGATTGTGCTGTTCGCCATTCTCCCCTGGGGCGTGCAGAACGCTCATGAGGCTGGCGAGACGACGCTCGAGGGTAATGAGCCGGGCGCGCCGGTGCGTCATCAGATGGGGAAGAAGGCTCTCATCACGACTGTCGTCGCGGCCATCGTCTTTGCGCTGATCTATGGCGCCCTTCTCTATGGCTGGCCGTGGGTGACGGGGCGGGGGCCATAA
- the acpS gene encoding holo-ACP synthase gives MIIGLGNDLIDIRRIEKTLARYGERFTQRVFTDVERRKSDRRAERAASYAKRYAAKEACSKALGTGFNRGVYWRDLGVVNEPSGKPTMVLTGGAGERLAELTPKGHRPYIHLTITDEFPYAQAFVIIEALPLTENAGM, from the coding sequence ATGATCATCGGCCTCGGCAACGATCTGATCGACATCAGGCGCATCGAGAAGACGCTGGCGCGCTATGGCGAGCGCTTCACCCAGCGGGTCTTCACCGACGTCGAACGGCGGAAATCCGACCGGCGCGCCGAACGCGCCGCCTCCTATGCCAAGCGCTATGCGGCCAAGGAGGCGTGTTCCAAGGCGCTCGGCACGGGGTTCAATCGTGGCGTCTACTGGCGCGACCTGGGCGTGGTGAACGAGCCGTCGGGCAAGCCGACAATGGTCCTGACCGGCGGTGCCGGCGAGCGGCTTGCCGAATTGACGCCCAAAGGTCACCGGCCCTATATCCATCTGACTATTACGGATGAATTTCCCTACGCCCAGGCCTTCGTGATCATCGAGGCGCTTCCCTTGACGGAAAATGCCGGAATGTAA